A section of the Triticum dicoccoides isolate Atlit2015 ecotype Zavitan chromosome 7A, WEW_v2.0, whole genome shotgun sequence genome encodes:
- the LOC119332293 gene encoding 40S ribosomal protein S10-1-like, translating to MIISKKNRREICKYLFQEGVLYAKKDYNLAKHPQVDALNLEVIKLMQSFKSKEYVRETFSWQHYYWYLANDDIEFLRTFLNLSSEIVPNTLKKSAKPPSRPFGSSPPDDRPR from the exons ATG ATCATCTCCAAGAAGAACCGCCGCGAGATCTGCAAGTACCTCTTCCAGG AGGGAGTCTTGTACGCCAAGAAGGACTACAACCTGGCCAAGCACCCACAGGTCGATGCCTTGAACCTCGAGGTCATCAAGCTCATGCAGAGCTTCAAGTCCAAGGAGTACGTCAGGGAGACCTTCTCGTGGCAGCACTACTACTGGTACCTGGCCAACGACGACATTGAGTTCCTCCGCACCTTCCTCAACCTGTCGTCTGAGATCGTGCCCAACACCCTCAAGAAGTCCGCCAAGCCCCCGTCCCGCCCCTTCGGCTCTAGCCCACCGGATGACCGCCCCAGGTGA